A portion of the Anaerolineae bacterium genome contains these proteins:
- the ilvN gene encoding acetolactate synthase small subunit → MKQTLIAQVEDKPGVLNRVASLFRRRNFNIQSLAVGHSETPGVSRMTIVTDEEELLRRNVIRTNLLKLINVIDVQDVTEQPCVIRETALVKIKAGASQRGQVMDVAEMYRARIVDVATETLIVEVTGESSKIESLIGVLEPFGILEIMRTGQIAMTRGVVLPRNGSGSTGNGKH, encoded by the coding sequence ATGAAACAAACCTTAATTGCCCAAGTGGAAGACAAACCCGGCGTGTTGAATCGGGTGGCCAGCCTGTTTCGCCGCCGCAACTTTAACATCCAGAGCCTGGCCGTTGGCCACAGCGAAACGCCCGGCGTCAGCCGCATGACCATTGTCACCGACGAGGAGGAATTGTTGCGGCGCAACGTCATTCGGACCAACCTGCTCAAACTCATCAACGTGATTGATGTGCAAGACGTTACCGAGCAGCCGTGCGTCATCCGGGAGACTGCCCTGGTTAAGATCAAGGCCGGCGCCTCCCAACGCGGCCAGGTAATGGACGTGGCCGAAATGTATCGCGCCCGCATTGTGGACGTGGCCACCGAAACCCTGATTGTGGAAGTGACCGGCGAATCCAGTAAAATTGAATCGCTCATTGGCGTGCTGGAGCCGTTTGGCATTTTGGAAATCATGCGCACCGGCCAAATTGCCATGACCCGCGGTGTGGTGCTGCCGCGCAACGGCTCCGGTTCTACCGGCAACGGCAAGCATTAA
- a CDS encoding ketol-acid reductoisomerase: MKLDFQTNIFKKEKIILGDTKEYIVRGGRHLFPLLPQAFAGIKQIGVIGWSSQGPAQAQNLRDSLAGTDIKVVVGLRENSRSIASAETVGFTRANGTLGEMYRVIRESDLVLLLISDAAQAQNYKQIFEAIRPGATLGLSHGFLLGYLQSIGEYFPANINVIGVCPKGMGPSVRRLYEQGQKINGAGINASFAVEQDINGQATDYALGWAIGLGAPFAFMTTLESEYKSDIFGERGVLLGAVHGIVESLYHWFVRHGYSQEAAFINSVEGITGPISRIISKQGLLGVYEALSEKDKQTFRLAYSAAYHPAFDILLEIYDEVASGDEIHSVIAAHNRFTRYPMGKIDGTEMWQVGEKVRAKRHNDQIPLHPVTAGVYLAAMMAQIDLLKEIGHPYSEIANESIIEAVDSLNPYMDYKGVAYMVDNCSTTARLGARKWAPRFDYIFRQQTFTALDRDVQVDEALIDNFMDNDIHQVLAVCAEWRPSVDISVMG; the protein is encoded by the coding sequence ATGAAACTTGATTTTCAAACCAATATTTTTAAGAAAGAAAAAATTATTTTAGGCGACACCAAAGAATACATCGTTCGCGGCGGGCGCCATCTTTTTCCATTGTTACCCCAAGCTTTTGCCGGGATCAAACAAATCGGCGTCATCGGCTGGTCATCGCAGGGACCGGCCCAGGCCCAAAATCTGCGTGACTCTCTGGCCGGCACGGACATCAAAGTCGTTGTCGGTCTCAGAGAAAATTCCAGGTCTATTGCGTCGGCAGAGACCGTAGGGTTTACCCGCGCTAACGGAACCTTGGGCGAGATGTACCGGGTTATCCGCGAGTCGGATTTGGTGCTGCTGCTCATTTCCGATGCGGCCCAGGCCCAAAATTACAAACAAATTTTTGAGGCCATCCGCCCCGGCGCCACCTTGGGCCTCTCGCACGGCTTTTTATTGGGCTATCTGCAAAGCATTGGCGAATATTTTCCCGCTAACATCAACGTGATCGGCGTTTGCCCCAAAGGAATGGGGCCGTCGGTGCGGCGGCTGTATGAGCAGGGCCAAAAAATCAACGGGGCGGGGATCAACGCCAGCTTTGCAGTTGAACAAGATATTAATGGCCAAGCCACCGACTACGCCCTGGGCTGGGCCATCGGCCTGGGCGCGCCCTTTGCCTTTATGACCACTCTGGAATCGGAATACAAGTCTGACATTTTTGGCGAAAGAGGCGTTCTGCTGGGCGCAGTCCACGGTATTGTGGAAAGTTTATACCACTGGTTTGTGCGGCATGGTTACAGTCAAGAAGCTGCCTTCATCAATTCGGTGGAGGGGATCACCGGGCCTATCAGCCGGATCATCTCCAAACAGGGTCTGCTGGGAGTGTACGAAGCTTTGAGCGAAAAAGATAAGCAGACATTCCGCCTGGCTTACTCCGCCGCTTATCATCCGGCCTTTGATATTCTGCTGGAAATTTACGACGAGGTGGCCTCGGGCGACGAAATTCACAGCGTGATTGCGGCTCACAACCGGTTTACCCGTTACCCCATGGGCAAAATTGACGGCACCGAAATGTGGCAGGTGGGTGAAAAAGTCCGCGCCAAACGCCACAACGATCAAATTCCGCTGCACCCGGTAACGGCCGGGGTTTACCTGGCGGCCATGATGGCCCAAATAGATTTACTCAAAGAAATAGGCCATCCCTACTCTGAAATCGCCAATGAGTCCATCATTGAAGCGGTAGACTCGTTGAACCCGTACATGGATTACAAAGGCGTGGCCTATATGGTGGACAACTGCTCCACTACGGCCCGCCTGGGCGCTCGCAAGTGGGCGCCACGTTTTGATTATATTTTCCGCCAGCAAACGTTTACGGCCCTGGACCGGGATGTTCAGGTGGACGAGGCCTTAATTGATAATTTTATGGATAACGACATTCACCAGGTTCTGGCGGTTTGCGCGGAATGGCGACCATCGGTTGATATTTCGGTAATGGGCTAA
- a CDS encoding 2-isopropylmalate synthase → MSTDGDVAVEVDVPKGAPAKKEKLVIFDTTLRDGEQSPGATLNIEEKLEIARQLSRLGVDVCEAGFPIASPGDFEAVRRIAQEVGPLTEGRKSGRPMIIAGLARANELDIDRAYEAVKVAPRHRIHTFLATSDIHLKHKLKIDREGCVDQVIKAVSYAKSKCDDVEFSPEDAGRSDPEFLTVVLAEAIKAGATTLNIPDTVGYTTPEEFGWLIKYLIENTPGAEKVIWSTHCHNDLGLATANTLAGVQNGARQVEVTINGIGERAGNTSLEEIVMTVHTRPQNFSVESNIDTTQIMRTSRMVSAYTGIPVQPNKAVVGSNAFAHEAGIHQDGMLKHHTTYEIMRPETIGLTESALVLGKHSGRHAFRRHLEAMGHDDLSKEELNQAFDRFKRVADKKKVVSDADIEAIITDEFYQPKEIWKLNSVAVSCGDKVKATATVSLTDPNGDEITDAAIGTGPVDAVYKAINRIVNVPNTLTEFIVQAVTEGIDALGEVTIRIQPENGEDYETNLQTGQQVMRTYSGHGASTDIIVASARAYMSALNKMLTERQEQAATVHQKSA, encoded by the coding sequence ATGAGCACCGACGGAGATGTAGCGGTAGAGGTAGACGTACCCAAAGGAGCGCCTGCCAAAAAAGAGAAACTGGTTATCTTTGACACCACCCTGCGCGACGGCGAACAATCGCCCGGCGCAACGTTGAACATTGAAGAGAAGTTGGAAATTGCCCGGCAACTTTCCCGGCTGGGCGTAGACGTGTGCGAAGCCGGTTTTCCCATCGCCTCACCGGGCGACTTTGAAGCCGTCCGCCGTATTGCCCAAGAAGTTGGCCCGCTGACCGAAGGGCGTAAAAGCGGCCGGCCAATGATTATTGCCGGGCTGGCCCGGGCCAATGAGCTGGATATTGACCGGGCCTACGAGGCGGTTAAGGTTGCGCCGCGCCACCGCATTCACACCTTTCTAGCCACCAGCGACATTCACCTGAAACACAAATTAAAAATCGATCGCGAAGGCTGCGTTGATCAGGTCATCAAGGCCGTCAGCTACGCCAAGAGCAAATGCGACGACGTGGAGTTTTCGCCGGAAGACGCCGGGCGCAGCGACCCGGAATTTTTGACCGTGGTGCTGGCCGAAGCCATCAAGGCCGGGGCCACCACGCTCAACATTCCCGATACCGTGGGTTACACCACCCCCGAAGAATTCGGCTGGCTGATAAAGTATCTCATTGAAAATACGCCGGGCGCGGAGAAAGTGATCTGGTCTACTCACTGCCACAACGACCTGGGCCTGGCCACGGCCAATACCCTGGCCGGGGTACAAAACGGCGCGCGACAGGTTGAGGTCACCATTAACGGCATTGGCGAACGCGCCGGTAACACCAGTTTGGAAGAAATTGTGATGACTGTGCATACCCGGCCGCAAAACTTTTCGGTGGAGAGCAACATTGATACCACCCAAATCATGCGTACCAGCCGCATGGTCAGCGCCTACACCGGCATCCCGGTGCAGCCCAATAAAGCCGTTGTGGGCAGCAACGCTTTTGCCCACGAGGCCGGGATTCACCAGGATGGAATGTTAAAACATCACACCACTTATGAAATCATGCGGCCGGAAACCATTGGCCTGACCGAGAGCGCGCTGGTGTTGGGCAAACACTCCGGGCGACACGCCTTCCGCCGGCACCTGGAAGCGATGGGCCACGACGACCTGAGCAAAGAGGAACTCAACCAGGCCTTTGACCGCTTTAAGCGCGTGGCCGACAAAAAGAAAGTGGTCTCCGACGCCGACATTGAGGCCATCATCACCGACGAATTTTATCAACCCAAAGAAATCTGGAAACTTAACAGCGTGGCGGTCTCCTGCGGCGATAAGGTGAAAGCTACGGCCACCGTCAGCCTGACCGACCCCAATGGCGACGAAATCACCGATGCCGCCATCGGCACCGGGCCGGTGGATGCGGTGTACAAGGCCATCAATCGCATTGTGAATGTGCCCAATACTCTCACCGAGTTCATCGTCCAGGCCGTGACCGAAGGCATTGACGCGCTGGGCGAGGTCACCATCCGCATCCAACCGGAAAACGGCGAAGATTACGAAACCAACTTGCAAACCGGCCAGCAGGTGATGCGCACCTACAGCGGCCACGGCGCCAGCACCGACATTATTGTGGCCAGCGCCCGCGCCTATATGAGCGCGCTCAACAAAATGCTAACCGAGCGCCAAGAACAGGCGGCCACCGTGCATCAAAAATCGGCTTAG
- a CDS encoding energy-coupling factor transporter ATPase: MALSPIIHLKNVHYTYQPDSGQAVKALAGIDLAVQTGEYLTILGHNGSGKSTLAKHLNGLLLPTEGEVWVKTWNTKEPRHLRDIRSTVGMVFQNPDNQLVATIVEEDVAFGPENLGLAHPEIVRRVAWSLEQVSMQAFRRRSPHLLSSGQKQRICLAGMLAMQPEVLVLDEATAMLDPLGRREVLEIAHRLNREQGVTVIAITHFMEEAVDADRVVVLAGGRIVLQGPPSAVFGQAEQLRQWQMDVPPITQLALALRQRLADFPQDILQADAFVAAIRQRHPRQNGRPKPAQTPQEVSSAGNVFDPQPAAANQNGVTVPPEIEPVIRAKNLSHYYMRDTPLQVQAVTEVNLEIYRGEILGIIGHTGSGKSTIIQHFNALLRPHAGQVVIFGQDANAKQLDVKNIRARVGLVFQQPETQLFEHYVGDDIAYGPRNLKLSREEVRARVKRAMESVGLGFAEFKDRLTFSLSGGEMRRVALAGVLALEPEVLVLDEPTAGLDPQGRQQLLAYILQRQREQNLTLVLVSHNMEELARVCDRICVVSSGQVVLTGPPAEVFGRPQILRDFGLDAPAVTDAVARLRDAGLIEQTDTALTVEQAVEILANIL; the protein is encoded by the coding sequence ATGGCTTTGAGTCCAATCATTCACCTCAAAAACGTGCATTATACATATCAGCCAGACAGCGGCCAGGCGGTCAAAGCCCTGGCCGGAATTGACCTGGCCGTCCAAACCGGCGAATACCTGACCATCCTGGGTCATAACGGCTCCGGCAAATCCACGCTGGCCAAACACTTGAACGGCTTACTTCTGCCCACCGAGGGCGAGGTGTGGGTTAAAACGTGGAATACAAAAGAGCCCCGGCATCTCCGGGACATTCGCTCAACGGTGGGCATGGTGTTTCAAAATCCCGACAACCAGTTGGTGGCCACCATTGTGGAAGAGGATGTTGCCTTTGGGCCGGAAAATTTAGGGCTGGCTCACCCTGAGATTGTCAGACGGGTGGCCTGGTCGCTGGAACAGGTGAGCATGCAGGCTTTCCGCCGCCGGTCGCCGCATTTGCTGTCGAGCGGGCAGAAGCAGCGGATTTGCCTGGCCGGGATGTTGGCCATGCAGCCGGAAGTGCTGGTGCTGGACGAAGCCACCGCCATGTTGGATCCCCTGGGGCGGCGCGAAGTGTTGGAGATTGCCCACCGGCTCAACCGGGAACAGGGCGTAACCGTTATCGCCATCACCCATTTTATGGAAGAGGCGGTTGACGCAGACCGGGTAGTGGTGTTGGCCGGGGGTCGCATTGTTCTGCAAGGCCCGCCGTCTGCCGTATTTGGCCAGGCGGAACAGTTGCGCCAATGGCAAATGGACGTGCCGCCGATTACCCAACTGGCCCTGGCCCTGCGCCAACGTTTAGCCGACTTCCCCCAAGATATTTTGCAGGCGGACGCATTTGTGGCGGCAATACGGCAACGCCATCCCCGGCAAAATGGCCGACCCAAACCGGCGCAGACGCCTCAGGAGGTTTCATCCGCCGGGAATGTTTTTGACCCGCAACCGGCAGCGGCCAACCAAAATGGCGTTACGGTTCCGCCGGAGATCGAACCCGTCATCCGGGCCAAAAACCTCTCGCATTACTACATGCGCGACACGCCTCTGCAAGTGCAAGCCGTAACAGAGGTCAACCTGGAAATTTACCGGGGGGAGATATTGGGTATTATCGGCCACACGGGGTCGGGCAAATCAACCATTATTCAGCACTTTAACGCGTTGCTGCGTCCCCACGCCGGGCAGGTGGTTATTTTTGGGCAAGACGCCAACGCCAAACAATTGGATGTCAAAAATATCCGGGCCAGGGTGGGCCTGGTTTTTCAACAGCCTGAAACGCAATTATTTGAGCATTACGTAGGGGACGATATTGCCTATGGGCCGCGCAACTTGAAACTGTCCAGAGAAGAGGTGCGGGCCAGGGTAAAACGGGCGATGGAATCGGTGGGGCTTGGTTTTGCCGAATTCAAAGACCGGTTAACCTTCAGCCTGAGCGGGGGCGAAATGCGCCGGGTAGCCCTGGCCGGGGTGCTGGCCCTGGAGCCGGAAGTACTGGTGCTGGACGAACCGACCGCCGGCCTTGACCCCCAAGGGCGTCAACAATTATTGGCCTATATTTTACAGCGCCAGCGAGAACAAAATCTAACACTGGTGTTGGTGTCGCATAATATGGAGGAACTGGCCCGCGTGTGTGATCGAATTTGCGTGGTCAGCAGCGGGCAAGTGGTGCTGACCGGCCCGCCGGCCGAGGTGTTTGGCCGGCCGCAAATACTCCGCGATTTTGGCCTGGATGCGCCCGCGGTAACCGACGCCGTGGCCCGGTTACGAGACGCAGGTCTCATTGAACAAACAGACACAGCTTTAACGGTAGAACAGGCCGTAGAGATTTTGGCAAACATTTTATGA